The following proteins come from a genomic window of Pseudomonas cichorii:
- a CDS encoding non-ribosomal peptide synthetase → MSAADVFPLTAAQRDVWLDQISRGDSPLYNIGGYLNLTGPLDPVTYQRALEHMVASHEGMRTVLLPGASADGLPLQTYAESMPVPMPLHDLSDQPDPVSVAHALTLEYMQRPCMLDGSPLFRFCLVRLGEDHHWMICVVHHLIIDGWGFGQMIKSLGEHYTALTEGSRLDFKGPDYRDFIQEDARYHESPRYERDKAYWLEKYSNLPEPLLVSRYHNRRATDPAPSHTWVQNFPEALHTRMKQFAESNGSTAFHVLLAALHVYFTRTAQREDWVVGLPLLNRIGARFKATMGHFAQVSAVCMTFDGQLNFGSLVKEVRDTLKRDFRHQRFPLSELNRNLGVAREERGQLFEVSVSYEQEDHEYRYGEAQAQTVKVSNGYETTPLAIHLRTNSFNDNAWLHLVYHRAWFEAGEAEAIASRLLQVLEQALENPELRVEDFDLLTPVEHQQLQRWNATDAASASEQLIHKRIENQAQTRPDAVAAVHQGKHLTYAQLNRKANGLAQRLIELGVRPDDRVALVARRGLETLVGMLAVLKAGAAYVPVDPAHPRERLSYLLSDSQPVAVLTQSNLHDRLPELSLPLIDLDGSDWGQGAHANPRIASLSSDNLVYVIYTSGSTGQPKGVMVEHRTLSHLVDWHCEAFSLGAGGHASSLAGFGFDAMAWEVWPTLCSGATLHVAPTQEGGEDIDALLQWWRAQPLDVSFLPTPVAEYAFSQEEDHPTLRTLLIGGDRLRQLNRDPGFAVINNYGPTETTVVATSGQVLVGGALHIGGPIANTRTYVLDARLQPVPVGVTGELYIGGAGVARGYLNRPDLTEERFLADPFSGVAHARMYRSGDLVRWNSDGTLDYQGRNDDQVKIRGMRIELGEIEAVLASQPGVKDAVVLVRDQQLLAWFTETSVVDPEALRQALRARLPGYMVPRAFTYLAALPLTNNGKLDRRALPDPDPASLLGQAYEAPQGPVEVAMADIWAQVLDVERVGRHDNFFELGGHSLLAINLVDRLRKAGLKADVHVLLAQPTVAALAAFEGNEAQTIAVPDNRVPAGCTQITPELLSLTDLDQSAIDRIVATVPGGAANVQEIYPLAPLQEGILYHHITAEQGDPYLLQWRLAFDSLDRLQAWAGALQQVIDRHDILRTSVVWEGLESPQQVVWRKAELTVQPVSFDTPDAGASVIERLQQQFDARHHRLELSQAPLMRLVHAQDPANNQVVAILLFHHLVLDNAAMEVVSNEMQALLAGQLVDLAPPVPYRNYVAQVRIGSDDARHETFFSEMLGDVDEPTLPFGLQDVRTDGSGIEESRLVLDNALSLRLREQARQQGVSAASLMHLAWARVLSVLANRRDVVFGTVLLGRMQSGEGADRALGVFINTLPLRVDTTTGACEAVKNVHSRLSALLAHEHASLVLAQRCSGVAAGSPLFSALLNYRHSANVKPLDGEGAWQGVRVLGGDVRSNYPLTLSVDDMGDSFDLHVLALEGIGAERVVGWMHNTVTQLVESLEQGSLAPLNRVSILQAEERRQVLVDFNASAQAFPQGQTVHALVEAQAFHRPDAPAVVQGDEVLSYAELNRRANGLAHHLIGLGVKPDERVALCLRRSPDRLVGLLAILKAGAAYVPVDPAYPADRISYLLEDSAPRVVLVDASTRDLVGDVAQVDLGQGAWDQEFRSNPQVAGLSHENLAYVIYTSGSTGQPKGVMVEHRTLNNLVHWHCQAFNLSAGSHTASVAGFGFDAMVWEIWPALCVGAVLHLPPAHVGNEHVDELLDWWLEQPLQVGFLPTPVAEQAFRRPQQHQTLRTLLIGGDRLRQFDRDPGFAVINNYGPTETTVVATSGQVRVGESLHIGGPISNTSIYVLDEQLQPVPVGVSGELYIGGSGVARGYLNRPDLTEERFIADPFSDVAHARMYRSGDLVRWNANGTLDYLGRNDDQVKIRGMRIELGEIEAALAAQPGVKDAVVLVRGERLLAWFTETSPVETDALRQALQASLPGYMVPLAFIRLEALPLTSHGKLDRRALPDPDQSDLAAQVYEAPQGEVEVAIAELWAQVLGLDRVGRHDNFFELGGHSLLAVSLVERMRNAGLSADVRVLLGQPTVAALAASVGNGREITVPANLVPAGATRITPDMLSLSHLDQPTIDRIVETVPGGAANVQEIYPLAPLQEGILYHYLTADQGDPYLLQLRISFDSLERLHTVADGLRKVIARHDSLRTAIVWEGLEVPQQVVWRHAELPVDEVPLAQIETQDSSARIDLSQAPLIRLVYSHDPASSRLQATLLFHHIVVDATALQVMREEILAHLRGEPQPVEPSVPYRNYVAQARLGVSEAEHEAYFRGQLGDIDEPTLPFGLHDVQGDGSSIEEAQQTLPDDLTLRLRNQARQMGVSVASLFHLAWGRVLASATGKDRVVFGTVLLGRLQGGAGADRGMGMFINTLPLRIDLADIGVREGARDTHARLAALLGHEHASLAQAQRWSGVAAPLPLFSAILNYRHSAGQAKQDAQREAWRGLEVLASEKNTNYPLSLNVDDLGDSLRLSVTVTPDVGARRICGYVQQALTGVVEALESQPDLPLQHLSVLDAEERQRLVVDFNQTEVDYDLEHTLHGLFESQAARKPQAVALRGEGVQLSYQALNEQANRLAHHLIGLGVKTDDRVAICVERGVSMVVGLLAILKTGAAYVPLDPSYPRERIHYMLEDSAPAVVLVQTATRKLLDEERTLRVDLDNNIWGAQSIDNPQIVGMNPDHLAYVIYTSGSTGTPKGVMVEHRSVGNLVHWSSQVIPLKPETALLHKTPISFDASVWELFWPLCAGLPLVLARPDGHRDPAYLMRLIRDQKASVVQFVPALLQQFLELEEISQCTSLTDIVCGGGELTIALAERVRQRLPWARLHNVYGPTETTVDSSAWTLEPHEPVPDSALPIGRPISNTRMYVLDEYDQLVPQGVIGQLHIGGSGVTRGYLNLPQFQAERFIDSPFVAGDRLYRTGDLVAQRADGNLDFLGRNDDQVKLYGLRIELGEIQACLTRYPGIQQAVVLARDEQPGGQRLVAYYTGTLLPLETLREVLRAQLPDYMVPALYVHLDEFPLTPNGKVDQKALPAPGADAVLTRPYEAPEGETEVLLAELWAELLGVERVGRHDNFFELGGHSLLAVSLTARLRQEGIEADVRALFEQPTLAGYAAITESMEIIL, encoded by the coding sequence ATGTCAGCCGCCGATGTCTTCCCCCTAACCGCCGCTCAGCGTGATGTCTGGCTCGATCAGATCAGTCGTGGCGATTCTCCCCTCTACAACATCGGCGGCTACCTGAACCTCACCGGTCCCCTGGATCCGGTGACGTATCAGCGCGCTCTTGAACATATGGTTGCATCCCACGAGGGAATGCGCACCGTGTTGCTGCCGGGAGCCTCGGCAGATGGCTTGCCGTTGCAGACCTATGCCGAATCGATGCCTGTGCCGATGCCCTTGCATGATTTGAGCGACCAGCCAGACCCTGTCAGCGTCGCGCACGCGCTGACCCTTGAGTATATGCAGCGCCCCTGCATGCTGGATGGCAGTCCACTGTTCAGGTTCTGCCTTGTGCGCCTGGGGGAAGACCACCACTGGATGATCTGCGTAGTTCATCACCTGATTATCGATGGCTGGGGCTTCGGGCAGATGATCAAGTCCCTGGGCGAGCATTACACCGCACTGACTGAAGGCAGCCGTCTTGATTTCAAAGGCCCGGACTACCGCGACTTCATTCAGGAAGACGCGCGTTACCACGAATCGCCACGCTACGAGCGTGACAAGGCTTACTGGCTGGAGAAGTACAGCAACCTGCCAGAGCCGCTGCTTGTATCGCGCTACCACAACCGCCGTGCAACTGATCCGGCACCGTCCCATACCTGGGTACAGAACTTCCCGGAAGCACTGCACACGCGCATGAAGCAGTTCGCTGAAAGCAACGGTTCTACGGCGTTTCATGTACTGCTGGCAGCCTTGCACGTTTACTTCACCCGTACCGCACAGCGCGAAGACTGGGTGGTCGGCCTGCCATTGCTCAACCGTATCGGTGCGCGTTTCAAGGCGACCATGGGCCACTTCGCTCAGGTCAGTGCGGTGTGCATGACTTTTGACGGGCAACTGAACTTTGGCTCGCTGGTCAAGGAAGTGCGCGACACACTCAAGCGCGACTTCCGTCATCAACGCTTTCCACTGAGCGAGTTGAATCGCAACCTGGGTGTGGCCCGTGAGGAGCGTGGTCAGTTGTTCGAGGTTTCGGTTTCCTACGAGCAGGAAGACCATGAATATCGCTATGGCGAGGCTCAGGCACAGACGGTAAAAGTCTCGAACGGCTACGAAACGACGCCTCTTGCCATCCATTTGCGTACCAACAGCTTCAATGACAACGCCTGGCTGCACCTGGTCTATCACCGCGCCTGGTTTGAGGCCGGGGAGGCTGAGGCTATCGCCTCTCGCCTGTTGCAGGTGCTGGAACAGGCCCTGGAAAATCCGGAGCTGCGGGTCGAGGACTTTGACCTGCTGACGCCTGTCGAGCACCAGCAATTGCAGCGCTGGAATGCGACCGACGCGGCCTCTGCCAGCGAACAACTGATCCACAAGCGCATCGAAAATCAGGCTCAGACTCGCCCGGATGCCGTTGCGGCGGTCCATCAGGGAAAACACCTGACCTACGCCCAGCTCAACCGCAAGGCCAATGGCCTGGCCCAGCGCCTGATCGAACTGGGCGTGCGCCCGGATGATCGTGTTGCGCTGGTTGCCCGTCGTGGCCTGGAAACCCTGGTGGGCATGCTGGCAGTGCTCAAGGCCGGTGCGGCCTATGTGCCGGTTGACCCTGCGCATCCGCGTGAGCGCCTGTCCTACCTGTTGAGCGACAGCCAGCCGGTGGCGGTGCTGACCCAGTCGAATCTGCATGACCGTCTGCCAGAACTGAGCCTGCCGCTGATCGATCTGGACGGTAGCGACTGGGGGCAGGGTGCTCACGCTAACCCGCGGATCGCCAGCCTGAGCAGCGACAATCTGGTCTATGTGATTTACACCTCGGGTTCCACCGGCCAGCCGAAAGGCGTCATGGTGGAGCATCGCACGTTGTCTCATCTGGTCGACTGGCACTGCGAGGCTTTTTCGCTGGGTGCGGGTGGACACGCCTCCAGCCTGGCCGGTTTCGGTTTCGATGCCATGGCCTGGGAAGTCTGGCCGACGCTGTGCTCCGGCGCGACCCTGCATGTCGCACCCACTCAGGAAGGCGGCGAAGACATCGATGCCTTGCTGCAATGGTGGCGCGCCCAGCCTCTGGACGTCAGCTTTCTGCCGACGCCGGTGGCCGAGTACGCTTTCAGCCAGGAAGAAGACCATCCGACCCTGCGTACCCTGCTGATCGGCGGTGATCGCCTGCGTCAGCTCAATCGCGATCCGGGCTTTGCCGTGATCAACAACTATGGCCCGACCGAAACCACGGTGGTTGCGACTTCCGGGCAAGTGCTGGTGGGTGGCGCGCTGCATATCGGCGGCCCGATTGCCAATACCCGCACCTATGTTCTGGATGCGCGGTTACAGCCGGTGCCGGTGGGCGTGACCGGTGAGCTGTATATCGGCGGCGCGGGTGTTGCCCGTGGTTACTTGAACCGTCCGGACCTCACCGAAGAGCGTTTTCTCGCCGATCCGTTCAGTGGCGTTGCCCATGCGCGCATGTACCGCAGCGGTGACCTGGTGCGCTGGAACAGCGATGGCACTCTGGACTATCAGGGCCGCAACGATGACCAGGTGAAGATTCGCGGCATGCGTATCGAACTGGGCGAGATCGAAGCGGTCCTGGCCAGCCAGCCCGGCGTGAAAGATGCCGTGGTGCTGGTGCGCGATCAGCAACTGCTGGCCTGGTTCACCGAAACGTCTGTCGTGGACCCCGAAGCCTTGCGTCAGGCCCTGCGTGCCCGTCTGCCGGGTTACATGGTGCCGCGCGCCTTCACTTATCTGGCAGCCTTGCCGCTGACCAACAACGGCAAACTCGACCGCCGTGCCTTGCCGGACCCGGATCCTGCGTCATTGCTTGGCCAGGCCTATGAAGCGCCGCAAGGTCCAGTTGAGGTCGCCATGGCCGACATCTGGGCGCAGGTGCTGGATGTGGAGCGGGTCGGGCGTCATGACAATTTCTTCGAGCTGGGTGGCCATTCGCTGCTGGCCATCAATCTGGTGGATCGTCTGCGCAAGGCCGGCCTCAAGGCTGATGTGCATGTCTTGCTGGCCCAACCGACCGTAGCAGCCTTGGCGGCTTTTGAAGGCAACGAGGCGCAAACGATTGCTGTACCGGACAACCGTGTGCCGGCAGGTTGCACGCAGATCACCCCAGAGCTGTTGAGCCTGACCGATCTTGACCAGTCGGCTATCGACCGGATTGTCGCCACCGTGCCAGGTGGCGCCGCCAACGTGCAGGAAATCTACCCGCTGGCACCGTTGCAGGAAGGCATTCTTTACCATCACATCACTGCCGAACAGGGCGACCCGTACCTGCTGCAATGGCGCCTGGCTTTCGACAGCCTGGATCGTCTGCAAGCCTGGGCCGGTGCGTTGCAGCAAGTCATTGATCGTCACGATATCCTGCGCACTTCCGTGGTCTGGGAAGGACTGGAAAGCCCGCAGCAGGTGGTCTGGCGCAAAGCCGAGCTGACCGTGCAACCGGTCAGCTTCGATACCCCGGATGCAGGCGCCAGCGTCATCGAACGTCTGCAGCAACAGTTCGACGCCCGTCATCATCGTCTGGAACTGTCCCAGGCACCGCTGATGCGTCTGGTCCATGCCCAGGACCCGGCCAACAACCAGGTCGTGGCGATTCTGTTGTTCCACCATCTGGTGCTGGACAATGCGGCCATGGAAGTGGTCAGCAACGAGATGCAAGCCCTGCTGGCTGGCCAGTTGGTGGATCTGGCGCCACCCGTGCCTTACCGCAACTATGTAGCTCAGGTACGCATCGGCAGTGATGACGCCCGTCACGAAACCTTTTTCAGCGAAATGCTTGGTGACGTCGATGAGCCGACCCTGCCTTTCGGCTTGCAGGACGTGCGCACCGACGGCAGCGGCATCGAAGAGTCCCGTCTGGTACTCGACAATGCTCTTTCCCTGCGCCTGCGTGAGCAGGCTCGCCAGCAGGGTGTCAGCGCCGCCAGCCTGATGCACCTGGCCTGGGCGCGGGTTCTGAGCGTGCTGGCCAACCGTCGCGATGTGGTATTCGGCACTGTGCTGCTGGGTCGCATGCAGAGCGGCGAGGGGGCTGATCGGGCGCTGGGTGTCTTCATCAATACCTTGCCGCTGCGGGTCGATACGACGACTGGCGCGTGCGAAGCCGTGAAGAACGTGCATTCGCGGCTGTCTGCCTTGCTCGCCCATGAACATGCCTCGCTGGTGCTTGCCCAGCGTTGCAGCGGCGTCGCGGCGGGTTCTCCGCTGTTCAGCGCCTTGCTCAACTACCGCCACAGCGCCAATGTGAAGCCGCTTGACGGTGAAGGTGCATGGCAGGGTGTGCGTGTGCTGGGTGGTGATGTGCGCAGCAACTACCCGCTGACCTTGAGCGTCGACGACATGGGTGACAGTTTCGACCTGCATGTGCTGGCACTGGAAGGTATCGGTGCCGAGCGTGTGGTCGGCTGGATGCATAACACTGTGACGCAACTGGTGGAGTCCCTGGAGCAGGGATCGCTGGCGCCGCTCAATAGGGTGTCGATCCTGCAGGCCGAAGAGCGCCGCCAGGTGCTGGTGGACTTCAATGCCAGCGCGCAAGCCTTCCCCCAAGGCCAGACCGTGCATGCACTGGTCGAGGCCCAGGCCTTCCACAGGCCGGACGCGCCTGCCGTGGTGCAGGGCGATGAAGTCTTGAGCTACGCCGAACTCAACCGCCGCGCCAACGGCCTGGCCCATCATCTGATCGGGCTTGGCGTGAAGCCGGACGAGCGGGTCGCCCTGTGCCTGCGCCGCAGCCCCGACCGTCTGGTCGGCCTGCTGGCGATTCTCAAGGCCGGTGCCGCCTATGTGCCGGTTGATCCGGCTTACCCTGCCGATCGCATCAGCTACCTGCTGGAAGACAGCGCGCCGCGAGTGGTATTGGTGGATGCTTCGACCCGGGATCTGGTCGGTGATGTGGCGCAAGTGGATCTGGGCCAGGGCGCCTGGGATCAGGAGTTCCGCAGCAACCCGCAAGTGGCGGGCCTGAGCCACGAAAACCTGGCTTACGTCATCTATACCTCCGGTTCCACCGGGCAACCCAAAGGCGTGATGGTCGAGCACCGCACCCTGAATAACCTGGTTCACTGGCACTGCCAGGCCTTCAACCTGAGCGCCGGCAGCCATACCGCCAGCGTTGCAGGCTTCGGTTTCGACGCCATGGTCTGGGAAATCTGGCCTGCGCTCTGTGTCGGTGCCGTGTTACACCTGCCACCGGCTCATGTGGGCAACGAGCACGTTGATGAACTGCTCGACTGGTGGCTGGAGCAGCCACTTCAGGTGGGCTTCCTGCCGACTCCGGTGGCTGAGCAGGCTTTCCGTCGTCCGCAGCAACACCAGACCCTGCGCACCTTGCTGATCGGCGGCGACCGCCTGCGCCAGTTCGACCGCGATCCGGGCTTTGCCGTGATCAACAACTATGGCCCGACCGAAACCACGGTGGTTGCTACCTCGGGTCAGGTACGGGTGGGCGAGTCGCTGCATATCGGCGGCCCGATCTCCAACACCAGCATTTATGTCCTGGATGAGCAGTTGCAGCCCGTGCCGGTGGGTGTGAGCGGCGAGCTGTACATTGGTGGTTCGGGTGTTGCCCGTGGCTACCTGAACCGACCGGACCTGACCGAAGAACGCTTTATCGCCGACCCGTTCAGCGACGTGGCCCATGCACGCATGTACCGCAGTGGCGACCTGGTGCGCTGGAATGCCAATGGCACCCTGGACTATCTGGGGCGCAACGACGATCAGGTGAAGATTCGCGGCATGCGCATCGAGCTGGGTGAGATCGAAGCGGCTCTTGCTGCTCAGCCAGGCGTGAAAGATGCTGTGGTTCTGGTGCGCGGCGAACGTCTGCTGGCATGGTTCACCGAAACCTCGCCCGTGGAGACGGACGCACTGCGCCAAGCCTTGCAGGCCAGTCTGCCGGGCTACATGGTGCCGCTGGCCTTTATCCGTCTGGAAGCCTTGCCGCTGACCAGCCACGGCAAGCTCGACCGCCGTGCTCTGCCAGACCCGGATCAGTCCGATCTGGCCGCTCAGGTCTACGAAGCGCCGCAAGGCGAAGTGGAAGTCGCCATTGCCGAACTCTGGGCCCAGGTGCTGGGGCTGGACCGGGTAGGGCGCCACGATAACTTCTTTGAATTGGGCGGTCACTCGTTGCTGGCGGTCAGCCTGGTGGAGCGCATGCGCAACGCCGGTCTGAGTGCCGATGTGCGCGTATTGCTGGGCCAGCCGACGGTGGCGGCACTGGCCGCTTCGGTTGGCAATGGTCGCGAAATCACGGTACCGGCCAACCTCGTACCGGCAGGCGCCACACGAATCACGCCGGACATGCTGAGTCTGTCGCATCTCGACCAGCCGACCATCGACCGAATTGTCGAAACCGTCCCCGGCGGTGCTGCCAACGTGCAGGAAATCTACCCGCTGGCGCCGTTGCAGGAAGGCATTCTCTATCACTACCTGACCGCCGATCAGGGCGATCCGTACCTGCTGCAGTTGCGCATCAGCTTTGACAGCCTGGAGCGTCTGCACACGGTTGCCGATGGCCTGCGCAAGGTCATTGCCCGTCACGACAGCCTGCGTACCGCGATTGTCTGGGAAGGACTGGAGGTTCCGCAGCAGGTGGTCTGGCGTCATGCCGAGCTGCCGGTGGACGAAGTGCCTCTGGCGCAGATCGAAACCCAGGACAGTTCGGCACGGATCGATCTCAGCCAGGCGCCGCTGATCCGTCTGGTCTACAGCCATGATCCGGCCAGCTCGCGTTTGCAGGCCACGCTGCTGTTCCATCACATCGTGGTCGATGCCACGGCCTTGCAAGTGATGCGCGAGGAAATTCTTGCTCACCTGCGCGGCGAGCCACAACCCGTCGAGCCTTCGGTGCCTTACCGCAACTATGTGGCCCAGGCGCGCCTGGGTGTCAGCGAAGCGGAGCACGAAGCGTATTTCCGCGGGCAACTGGGCGATATCGACGAGCCGACCCTGCCGTTCGGCCTGCACGATGTTCAGGGTGATGGCAGCTCCATTGAAGAAGCTCAACAGACACTGCCCGATGATCTGACCCTGCGCCTGCGCAATCAGGCCCGGCAGATGGGCGTCAGCGTCGCCAGCCTGTTTCACCTGGCCTGGGGCCGGGTGCTGGCCAGCGCAACCGGCAAGGACCGTGTGGTGTTCGGCACGGTATTGCTCGGTCGCCTGCAAGGCGGCGCCGGTGCCGACCGTGGCATGGGCATGTTCATCAACACCTTGCCGCTGCGCATTGATCTGGCCGATATCGGCGTGCGTGAAGGGGCACGTGACACTCACGCTCGCCTCGCGGCGCTGCTGGGTCACGAACATGCTTCCCTGGCTCAGGCCCAGCGCTGGAGCGGTGTTGCTGCGCCATTGCCGCTGTTCAGCGCGATTCTCAACTACCGTCACAGCGCCGGTCAGGCAAAGCAGGATGCCCAGCGCGAAGCGTGGCGCGGCCTGGAAGTCCTGGCCAGCGAGAAAAACACCAACTACCCGTTGAGCCTCAACGTCGACGACCTGGGCGACAGCCTGCGTCTGTCGGTCACTGTCACGCCTGACGTGGGTGCCCGCCGTATCTGCGGCTATGTGCAACAGGCATTGACCGGCGTGGTCGAGGCCCTTGAGTCCCAGCCCGATCTGCCGTTGCAACACCTGTCGGTGCTGGACGCCGAAGAACGTCAGCGTCTGGTGGTCGACTTCAACCAGACCGAGGTCGATTACGATCTGGAGCACACCCTTCACGGTCTGTTCGAGAGTCAGGCTGCCCGCAAACCACAGGCCGTGGCGCTGCGTGGCGAAGGCGTACAACTGAGCTATCAGGCCCTTAACGAACAGGCCAATCGCCTGGCCCATCACCTGATCGGTCTGGGTGTGAAAACCGATGATCGGGTCGCGATCTGTGTCGAACGTGGCGTGTCCATGGTGGTTGGTCTGCTGGCCATCCTCAAGACCGGTGCCGCCTATGTGCCGCTGGACCCGAGCTATCCGCGTGAACGCATTCACTACATGCTTGAAGACAGCGCGCCGGCCGTGGTGCTGGTCCAGACTGCCACCCGCAAGCTGCTGGACGAAGAGCGCACGTTGCGTGTCGACCTCGACAACAACATCTGGGGCGCCCAGAGCATCGACAATCCGCAAATCGTCGGCATGAACCCGGACCACCTGGCCTATGTGATCTACACCTCCGGTTCCACCGGTACGCCGAAGGGCGTGATGGTCGAGCACCGTAGCGTGGGCAACCTGGTTCACTGGAGTTCGCAGGTTATTCCGTTGAAACCGGAAACTGCGCTGCTGCACAAGACGCCCATCAGCTTCGATGCCTCGGTATGGGAACTGTTCTGGCCACTGTGCGCTGGCTTGCCGCTGGTGCTGGCGCGTCCTGATGGCCATCGCGATCCGGCTTACCTGATGCGCTTGATCCGCGATCAGAAGGCCAGCGTAGTGCAGTTCGTACCGGCCTTGCTTCAGCAGTTCCTCGAACTGGAAGAAATCAGCCAGTGCACTTCACTGACCGACATCGTCTGCGGCGGTGGTGAACTGACCATCGCTCTGGCCGAGCGTGTACGCCAACGCCTGCCGTGGGCGCGTCTGCACAACGTCTATGGCCCGACCGAAACCACGGTGGATTCCAGCGCCTGGACTCTTGAGCCACACGAGCCTGTACCGGACAGCGCCTTGCCTATCGGGCGACCGATCAGCAACACCCGCATGTATGTGCTGGACGAGTACGACCAACTGGTGCCTCAGGGCGTCATCGGTCAGTTGCACATCGGTGGCTCAGGCGTCACCCGTGGTTATCTGAACCTGCCGCAATTCCAGGCCGAGCGTTTCATCGACAGCCCGTTCGTGGCTGGCGACCGTCTGTATCGCACTGGCGACCTGGTCGCTCAGCGTGCGGACGGCAACCTCGACTTCCTGGGCCGTAACGACGATCAGGTCAAGCTGTATGGCCTGCGTATCGAGCTGGGTGAAATCCAGGCGTGCCTGACCCGTTATCCGGGTATCCAGCAGGCTGTGGTGCTGGCTCGCGACGAACAACCGGGTGGCCAGCGACTGGTGGCTTACTACACCGGCACGCTGCTGCCGCTCGAAACCCTGCGTGAAGTGCTGCGGGCGCAACTGCCGGATTACATGGTGCCTGCGCTGTATGTGCATCTTGATGAGTTCCCCCTGACCCCCAACGGCAAGGTGGACCAGAAGGCTCTGCCTGCGCCGGGTGCAGACGCGGTATTGACCCGTCCTTACGAAGCACCGGAGGGCGAGACGGAAGTCCTGCTGGCCGAACTCTGGGCCGAACTGCTCGGCGTCGAGCGAGTGGGGCGACACGACAACTTCTTTGAACTGGGCGGTCACTCGCTCCTGGCGGTCAGTCTGACCGCGCGTCTGAGGCAGGAAGGCATTGAAGCCGATGTCCGGGCGTTGTTCGAACAACCTACGCTGGCCGGCTATGCAGCCATCACAGAGAGCATGGAGATTATCCTGTGA
- a CDS encoding helix-turn-helix transcriptional regulator, whose amino-acid sequence MKLTTSLEHSHDPRFYQHLGQLISSTGSNAFARQMLQLVDALVPVHGLDLNEWVLDAPQACISQTNNLGNAGLQYDFPTTNSQRPPLLQNVMQMDAPLLIQLKVPSNTQNPQYTIHQCNLVSSRGEQRWIICFYRLPTLRPFSLSELSLLKSLSDTLLPLVEHHAQLLAQPVTRVASTARVEPEQEAEAASMHQAFSGRLAQDAIILSAREQEVCLGLLTGGTVPEMAQRLRVKASSVETYLKRATVKLGISGRHGLARWMAGA is encoded by the coding sequence ATGAAACTGACAACCTCTCTTGAGCACAGTCACGACCCTCGTTTTTATCAGCATCTGGGCCAGCTTATTTCCAGCACCGGCAGCAACGCCTTTGCCAGACAGATGCTGCAACTTGTCGATGCATTGGTCCCGGTCCACGGCCTTGATCTCAATGAGTGGGTCCTGGATGCCCCACAGGCTTGCATCAGCCAGACCAACAACCTCGGCAATGCCGGCCTGCAATACGACTTCCCGACGACCAACAGTCAGCGTCCGCCACTCCTGCAGAATGTCATGCAGATGGACGCACCACTGCTGATCCAGCTCAAGGTCCCCTCGAACACGCAGAATCCGCAGTACACGATTCACCAGTGCAATCTGGTTTCGAGCCGTGGTGAGCAGCGATGGATCATCTGCTTCTATCGCCTGCCGACCTTGCGACCGTTCTCACTGAGCGAGTTGTCACTGCTCAAGAGCCTGTCCGACACACTGCTGCCGCTGGTCGAGCACCATGCACAACTTCTCGCGCAACCCGTCACTCGCGTAGCAAGCACGGCACGTGTCGAACCCGAGCAGGAAGCAGAAGCCGCCTCGATGCACCAGGCTTTCAGCGGTCGCCTGGCACAGGATGCCATCATTTTGTCTGCACGCGAACAGGAAGTCTGCCTCGGCCTGCTGACCGGGGGCACCGTGCCGGAGATGGCGCAACGACTGCGAGTCAAGGCCAGCTCGGTGGAAACCTACCTCAAGCGAGCCACTGTGAAGCTGGGCATCAGTGGACGGCATGGCTTGGCAAGGTGGATGGCGGGGGCCTGA